From the Lathyrus oleraceus cultivar Zhongwan6 chromosome 3, CAAS_Psat_ZW6_1.0, whole genome shotgun sequence genome, the window AGTGTGGGTGGATTAAAGATATCTCAATCTCCCCTTACGCCCAAAATTGGACAGATTAAATGTGGGCATGTgtcatataatatataataacttaagttaaaatttatttttcattatACGTTTACAGTAAATGAACTGAACGAAGCAATGCAACTTTCTGAGAGAACCATAGATGAGATCAGAAAACAAATCTCAAGTTTAGACAGTGAGAAAGAATCAAAAGGAGATAAGATTATGTAATTTATATTTAGATATGTACAAAAAAAGTGATTCTTATTCATCTCAATTCAAAAAACAGGATTCTGTCCATTTTTATTAACAGCATTCTATCATAGCTGTAACAGCGTTTagtgtttttttttctttcttttcattaTGTTAAAATGGTTAAAACAATAATGACCTCTACTGATATCGTTTTGTCACGTCCTATATCGTGGAACGGACTTTTTTTTAACCTTGGCCAGTATCTCTAGTTGATGCGGCAATCAACAATTTCTATATTTTAAAGTTCCTTATCTCCTTATTTAAAAACCTATAACTTCAACACAGGTGGTATGCTCTATAATATGCTGCGACTAATTTGCCATCAGGTTCCATAAAATTTGGTCTAAGTGTGCATAAATTTTACAGCCCATACTTGCAATTTCGACAGCCTTAAATCAATTATTATCAGCCTCTGGTTGTTTTAGGTATTGCATGACCCTGACTATCCAAAATGTCATATGGTCCCATTGTCCTAGATGAAGTTTGGCCTCAACTATCTCAGATTTGTGGTTATCAAGTCGAGATAAATATAATATTACACTAAATCGGAAGACCTATTTTCCAAATTGTGAATCAATTCTTGTATGAGTTGTAAGATAAATGATCAATAAAAGTATGACATTTTAAAAGAGGAAAACAAATAAGACAAGTGAAATTACAAAAAATTCAAGATTAAGTCATAAACAAAGTGACAAAAACAGTGCAAATGCTCAACAAAGTTTAATCTAACTACTCTCGACTCATTCATCATCTACAAGATCAATATCACTTGGTTAATCCCGTATATCACCAAGTAGATTCTTGTCCCTTATATCTATTTCCATGCTCATTCCAAACAGTCCCTTGACTGTCTTGATTCTACAAGCTGCTGACTATTGTAAAAACTGATCCTTCCACCAGGATCTTTCTCTCAATGGTATCATATAAACCAAATAAAACCTCACTATTCGAGTTGATGTTTTTGTCATGATGTAACCCAATAATATGAGGaataaacaaataaacaaatTTTCAATTCCTAAAGTAACACAATTTGATGTCCCATGTCTAATATAAATAATTGCATCCACATAAACCTTACAGAATGAAATTACACCATATATGGAATGGATCAATTAAGATAGTAAGCATCAACATGAAGAGGCCTACATAATGAAAAATTCAAACCAGTGTCAATTATCTCCCTCGTATTTTTATATCTTGACTCTTGATTCTTGAAGTTTGCAGCTATTTGTTCTTTAAGGGTCTGTTTGGGAGTTGGTATTTGGAGGGAAAGATTTTGGAGGACTGCATCTATAAAATCATATTaatttttaaactttttaaaAATATCAAACCCATTTCAAGATATAAACGCAGCCCTCCAAAGCCTTCCCCTCTAAAACCCTTTAAAAACCAACTCCCAAACAGACCCTAAGTGTATCTGTAGTTTCTTAGATATATGACATGAAGCATGAGAATGAATCCACTTGTGAAGGTTTTAGGCTTGCAGGTGGAGGCTCGAAACTTAGCATGCTATATCTAAGAAGCGATGGATAGTGCTAAAGCACAAATAGCCGCAAACTTCAAGAGTCAAAATATTAACAAGGTGTGGAAGATAATTGATATACTTATTTGAATTTGCAATTACACATACCTCAATATGTTGCTGTTTACTATCTTAATCATATGCAAGTAACTTTGTTCTTTTAGTGTTATGGACTGTAACTGTATATACTTTGGAGATCAGATCATATGACTTTGGTAATTGTAAATTTACTTACCAGTAATTTATTGGTTTATATGAGATCAGTGAGAGTTTAGTCCCGATAGAAGGGATCAGATTTTACAATTGATGACCAGGTGGATAGATTTAAGACAGTCGAGGGACTTTCTGACCAAGTTCATATACTCAGAGAGAAGAAACAGAAAATTTATTGATGCTGAGCTTCTGTTTCTATACCTTTTAAATTGTGTATGTCGTCATTTTATGCTTTTTTCAGTATTTTTATCACTTTTCATTGCATACATCAGCAAATAATTTATTAATAGGGTTTTCCCACCCTTCCTCTCTTTAGTTCGCTATGGCGACCAACAAACAAGCACAAGTAGTTGAGTAAATCAAGAAACATGGTTTTCTTGTAAGGGTAATGCTAACATGTTCCCTAAGGGTTAGGACACAAGTTAAGAGCTAAATGTAGAATTTTTTCGTTGAAAATTGTGCattgattttatcaaaagtttatatttaattttttttttttacttttttcGATTAACTTTTTATTTGTGGATTTCTTAACATGTGTCCTTGGGACACAAGTTAGCATACCCTTGTAAATTTAAAAATTCGAAAGTTCTAAAAGTTCTTGTAAATCTATCCCTGGCTCTACACTTTTTAAGGTATTTAAAAATTAGAAAGTTACTACCTCCGTCCCTAAATATAACCTTGAATTTTTGCTTTGTTCCTTTTTATAAATCCCTTTTCAAATTTCAAAGTGTATTAATGATTTTTTACCCATATATCTCTAATTATGTTGCTTTCTTTTTCTGCAATATGCACTAAAAACTCTTGCACAAACATTAAATAATTCTCTCTTCTAAGGATGAACTTGTAAAATTATACAAATAGTCAATAAACTTAATACTCCAACAAACTTTCTTAATTTTTGTGATTTACTCTAGCGGATCTTATATTTAGAGACGGAGATAGTATAAAATTTGGCTATATTTAATTCTAATTGTACAAATATTGAGAATCCTTTTCTGCATTCTTTCAAACACTGTTGCTTTCTAAAACGTTCTTAGCTGTAAGTTGTACAATGGTGTGCTCTAAGTGTTATCTTACATTTTTTTCTTGATCTGGCTAATTAGGGGCTTAAGGTAGTAAAACTAACCATATTGGCAATCTATTTAATAAATTGTCCAATCCTTATTTTCATTAACTTAGTACTTCATTTCTTCATGCAGATGCATCATTCCTGGACTTGTGGTCTCTTGATAAATTTCAAAGCCTTCTTAATCAGTCCAATGAAGACCCAAAATTAAAGAAGTTGCTGCAGCAGGATAATCTTGTTGTATTCCTGCACCTACTTGGATGTGACTCTAATGGTCATGCACACAGACCCTTTTCATCTATCTATCTCAACAATGTTAAGGTTGTTGACCATGTAGCTGAAAGTGTATATAATCTTGTTCAAGACTATTTCAAGGACAATCTTACATCATATGTTTTTACAGCAGATCATGGAATGAGTGATAAAGGTTGCAACACTTTTTTTATCATCTTTTTAACTGCATATTCTTTTATGTTATATTTCATAAAGAGACAAAGGTTGCAATACTTAAATTGTTAATTTCATTGACGATGTTAAAAATGTTGAAGCAATAGTTTGTCAAAAGAATGCCTCTGTATAGACCAATCACTACTATTACTAGCATTTGAAGTGCTTTACTTTGCTTGTTATAATTGAAAGGCTGTAATTGTGCATAGTGCCTATCTTCTCTTTTGCTTACACAGATCTGCCATTTTATGGCCAGTAAAGAAACAAATTATAACAACTTTTAATCTGAATCAAGCTTGCATATTCTAGTTCTTTCTTCCCGGATATTAATTCGAGAAGGCAATACTATAAAGTTCAACATCAGTAGGGAAGGCAATGCATTATCAAGGAGCATATGGTGTTCTGAATTCCTATATTTGGATTATTTTCAGCTTACTTTTTTCTTGATCTGTTCAGTATCATAAACAATGATAAGGATTTTCACTATGGTAAAATTTTCCTTTGATCAGTATCATAAACAATGATAAGGATTTTCACTATGGTAAAATTTTCCTAAGGTCAAGAGGAACTTTCCAATCATAAAACACCTAAACCATTTCTCCATTTCATTCGCTGACATTTCTCTGTTTCTTTGTCACTTCTGTATAATAATTGAAGATGTCTAAACTGTGCATCATTTGACTATTTTGTGGTTGATTTTCTCTCTCCTCCAAATAGCGCTCAAGTGCGTCTGACAGAACTCAACTCCATAAACTATGTTCTACTTCTACTCAATTTGAAACCGCGTGATTCCGAAACTCTCTCTACAACTCTAGTTTAGCATTTATTCTCTCAGTTCTCTTTCTCGGTAGGATTATACCATCTACAAAATTGTGTGCATTGAGTCATTACTTTAGGGTTCTGTTACTTTAGACATTAAAGAATCTCCGGTTTCCAAGTAATTGAGTTGTGTTTTTTTGCTTGAATTCTGTTTTGGAATAAAAAAGGGTTTATATTATGCTTTTGTGTTTTATTTGATTGTTTATTTAATTTGTCATCATAGGAAGCCATGGAGATGGACATCCTACAAACACTGATACTCCCCTTGTTGTATGGGGAGCTGGTGTTAAACATCCATTGCCAGTATCGAGCCGCAATCATTCTGATCGCGGTTTTAGGTTTGTTGACGACCATGTGCATGACGCGGCAACACCAAATGAATGGGGCTTGCATGGGATAGAACGGGTGGATGTCAATCAGGCTGATATTGCACCACTCATGGTTGTAATTTTTTTCTTAGAGGATATATGTTCAAGTCATGTTGCATATCTCTCTTTTTTTCATCTGATGTGTTCAATTTTCTTTCAGTCTACATTACTTGGTCTGCCATGTCCTGTTAATTCAGTCGGCATTCTACCACGAGATTACATTAACATGACCAAGGTACCTATAGTTCTGATTGATAACGGGCTTCTTGATTTTAGTGGAAAGCATATTAATGTGCTTTTGTTCAATATTTTCATTGGAATATTATGTAGtttctatgaattgatcatcatTCTACTTGCGGTGAAAGGGTTGGAAACTAAAATTCATTTATGTGCTGAAGATAATCAGTGGATGCTTTGACTAAGATTTAACAAATACTATATTCCAGGCTGAAGAAGTTGAAGCTGTTCTATCCAATACAAAGGAAATTCTGAACCAGTTTCTTCGAAAATCCCGTATCCTTCACATAATTTATTTATTGTATTTGAATGTACTGATTTTTCCTTGTCGCTAGACATTTTCCATTTTGGTTTACAAAACTGAAGATACATTTTTTTCTTCCTGTGAACAAGAATATGCCAAAGGGTGTAACCATAAGTTGAAAATGTAAAGAATTCAGCTGCCAATTCATGGCATACATgttatataaataaataatagaaATTATGTTTCTCTCTTGAAGACAATGTAGAAAAAAAATTGATTGAAGATCGATGGTTTCATTAACAACTTCAGATATAAAGCAGTCACATTTGTTATACTTTAAACCTTTCAAGCCACTGTCTCATTATTCTTCAatattggacaaaattgaggGTCTGATATTAGCTACAGATTATGATGCTGCATTGGATTTATCAGAAAACCTTAGAAGTTTGGCATTGCAAGGACTTCACTATTTTCAGACTTATGACTGGCTGATGCTCATGTCTGTAATTACCCTTGGGTATCTTGGTTGGATGATCTACCTTGTTCTTCACGTTCTGCAGTCTTACACTTCACTGCCAGGAAGTATTTTTGGAATGGAGCGAGCAGCTGAGAGAAATAGCCAAGGAAAAGTAATGTTTGTGAGAGCTTAGTTTTACCAATATGCTGTTTTTCCCAATTCTTTACCAATTTGTTATTAACTTTGTGTGAGCTACTATTACATGGAGTAAAATGTAATAAAGGATTTTTTTGGAGAAAATGCACATATTTATATAAAGGAAATTTTTGTTATAtctaaaacaaaataaattattatttatttactGTTCATACGAGCATTATCAATAATCTATGCTATCTTATTTTGCAGATATATCTATGTGGATGTATTGTGACTGGAGTGATTTGTTTGTTATTTATGCTGGAGCATTCTCCTCCTCTTTACCATGCCTACATGATAATGACATCATTTCTATGGGTTCAAATAATCAGTGAACACCAGTTTATAAAGGCATTATGGAAACACTTATTTGAAAGAAGAAACAACCGCATTATTAAGCTACTAGCCACTACTGCTGTCGCAGTTTTTATTTCTGAATTCCTGGTATGTATATTTTTCATAATATTGTTTAAGCTAGCAGTTTAATAGTTTTGAATATGTGTTCAACTATATATAAAGGTGAGAATATCTCAAAATAAGGAAAATCAGTTGACCGAGCAAACTAAGATAAGAAAACCAAATAGTAACCTAACACTGACTTAAGTCAACAATAGTAAAGTTCTGTTTCATCTGATGAAATGTTTGGTATACATTGCAGGTTAACAGCTTCACTGATAGGAAACTCTATACTGGGTGTTTTTTATTTGCTGGGGTCTCAGCTTCATTTTATCTTTTTAAATCAATTCCCTGGAGATCTGGCATACCGATATATGTCTGCATTTCATGTTGGTTTTTGTCGATTTTCACATTGATGCCAGCAGAAATTCCTGACAATAACCTATTAGTGTAAGTCATTTCCACTGAATATATAATTACCACACCACACTGTTAGCAAAAGTCCAAGTTTGATAATGTTTGGAAATGTTTCTTAGTTTCTCATTGCATTTTTTTTATTCTCTTAAGATTTTACTGTTACTCTTCTATATTACAATACAGTAAGTATAGCTCAATTCTTAGCTAAAGTTACATGATTACTTGAACACATAATTCAAAGTGCTGAGTCAGCACTTTCTGATGTAAAATCAGTTATGTAGTTTTATCGTTATGCCTATTTTGCTGTTGTATATAGACCTATGTTTATTGTATTTTTCAGATAATAATACATTCTGCTCAAAATACAGAAACCTTTGTAATATGAATTTCTCTTCACTTTCTCTCTGAGCCTTGTGTTTTCCATTCGTTAGGATACTAAAGGGATATAATTTGTAAAATTTATTTATCTAATTTCCCCATTGAATATTTAAAATAAGTACACATTAAGATTCCTTTATTCCTTTTCAATTTTATTACTTGATCAACCCTTGAATCCATACAACACTGTTGAACATATCAAACTATTGTGTTTGCAGAGTTAGTAGTGGCGCTGTTATTATCATTATAGGAATAGCTGCGAGGTGGCTAGCTTTACATGCTGGAGGGAGTAGGTTTTGGCTAAGTATATGCAATTTTGAACTGAAAAATCCCAAATATTCAGCCCTATTTTACTTTCAGGTTCAACTCGTCACTTCTTTGCCACTTGTGTTTGAATTTTGGAAGCTTAGTTATGCATAATATATGATAAACCCTCTGGTTAACGTTTGTTGTCTGTGCCCAGGCTCTTTTGGTTGCTTTATCTTCACTCATGGTGTATTTATCAACTACTCACAGAGCTGAAAAGCAGGAGTTGCTTGTATTTCACCAGTTGGTAAATTGGAGCATTGCAGGTATTGTTTTGACTTTTCATTTTCCCCCCTTTAGTTTCTTAAACCCATGACGTGTCACACAGCTCTACTTGCTCCTTGTATTAGATAGCTTACTGATTAACTCTTAATGCTTACATGTCTTTTCATTAGAAAAAATTTATGATTTCGAATTATGGGATTTTCCGTTCATGTAGCTGACCCCATCTAGTGAAAAAACTGTTGTTGTTTTGTATTGAGATATTATACTACTTTACCTCTTTGGATTCCCAATATGAAATGTCTAGCTCTAGCCTGCCTTTACATAAAATCAATATGGATAGAAAACGGAGATTTATAGATTTGAATAATGTATTTCGTCAAGGTTAATTAATTTCTACTCAGTTATTGTTATTACTTGTATATGCTGTACCATCTGTCTTTTTAGTTTTTCACGGCTTCAAGCTATTTAATACTTGAAGATTCAGTGCTGAATATTATTGACCACCTCTTCTTTAGGTTTTTCTATGGTACTCCCACTGTTTTCAGAAAATAGCATCTTATCTCGACTAACTTCCATATTCCTTGGCTTTGCACCTCCATTCCTTCTTCTCTCCATTGGGTATATCTCTTTAAACAAACCTTTTTTAGATGCTCTCTGAATCCCTTGTTGATATAATGAGGCATATTTTTAGACCCTTTCTATCTTGAATCCTATGCAGATATGAAGCTGTATTCTATGCTGCTCTTGCTCTTGTACTTATGGCATGGATACTTTTTGAAAATACACTTTTCAACTTAAATATTAAGAACTCATCATCAAATTCCATTAAAAACGTTACGAATCATCTCATCCTTGGATATGATAATAGATCTTTGCAGCTCTCTGATGTCAGAATCCCATTGGCCTTTGTAAGTTTCATTCTTCTCTGCCTTTTTCTCTTCATTACTTGATTAAATTTGAGGATCCTTTTATTGAGTTAAGTAAATTAAATTAATGCTGCACAAAGCTTCATGAAATGATGCACATCCCATTAACCTCCTCTGACTGGTAGTATTTTTAAAATGGTATGGAATATTCTGTTTAACCTTAACAATTATTCATTGGGAAAAAAAAAAGAAACCTCGACAGGTATCCATGGTTTGCTTTTCATAACTTTGCCCTGTCCATTGAATATGTTATCACACATCATTTTATGGTGCACCATCTTTCTTTTATGCAAAATTAGTGTGCAGAAAGCATCATTATTGATGAACAATACACAATCTGATGCTATATAAGACAACAGAAGTTACACAATATGACATGATTGAAGCATACTCTAATAATACTAAAAAGTAGTGCTTATTGAGATTCAGTGCCAACCAAAGCATGTATAATTATGCATAGATTTCTTGTTATATTCCTAATATAAATCAGATAGGCTCTAAGTCACCATTTACATAAATGGTACTTATTTGACATGATAAGAAACTACTGCATGATGCAGATGGTTTTGTTCAACATTGCCTTCTTTGGAACGGGAAACTTTGCCAGTATTGCTAGTTTTGAGATTTCATCAGTCTATCGGTTCATTACTGTCTTTAGTGTAAGTGAAAATTGAACTTCTTTTAATTTCTGACTGATTACTTTTAATTAGCTTTTGTACTGACATGTTTCCTCCCAATTGCAGCCATTTCTGATGGCAGCGCTGCTCATCTTCAAGTTATTTATACCCTTCATACTTGTAATGTAAGTGCACTCTACTGGTAACACTATTTATAACTATCCCTCAAGTATACATCTTTGAGACTCGATTCCTAAAATAGATGGGAAGTCCTTTCTTACTGGCAAAGCATCTCAAATAAATAATATTGTGATCGTATTAACTTCTTAAGCTATAGACTTTCCCATGGTTGATTGTTAGCATTATTCTTTTTAAAAATAAAGCAGGAACAATATTTTCCATAGATAGATAGCATCATGAATACATCTTGTTCTTGCATTTTATCATATCATATGCCATAAAACATGATAAACTTTATAATCTTTTCTATGTCCCAAAACTAAATAGGAGAAAATAGCGTTCAAATGGTATAATCACATAAAAATGCCCAATGTTACATATTTCATAAATAATATTTTCAAGTTGTGACATACATCTTCTGTATATTCTAACTTGTTATGACTTGTTACACTTGTTGTGGTTCTATATATTTTTACAATTATTCATTTAATATTACTTTCACTGGACGGGACTGCAGATGTGCATTTAGTGCAATAACCAAACTTAACCAAGTTCCAAGGATGGGATGCTACTTTCTTGTTATATTATTCTCAGACGTGATGACCATTCACTTTTTCTTTCTGGTATACTCATCCTTCTCTTCATAATTTCTTTTAGGTTTCATAGATTTGTATAAATTCTTTTATGTTCTCACAGTTCTTGATTTTTCATATCCTATTAATGCCTTTATTCCATTATAATATTATAAACTGATCAAGTAAACAGATAGAAATGGCATATATGCTGTTAATGCTTTTCTTCTGTTACCATCAACTTCTATGCTTTCTTCACCAGTTTTCTTTTTGTTTAGACTCATAGCGCCATGACCTTTGGTGTTTTCTTTCACTTTATTGATCTATTATGTTAATTATTTCCCTTGTCTCATAAAAAATGTCTTATCTGAGCAATACACGGTTCTTAAAAAAATTATTAGTGTCATGAAAATTGGCGTGATGCGCAATACACTGTTCTTAAAAAAATGACTAGTGTCATGAAAATTGGCGTGATGCCTTTCTCTATTGCATTCCATACTATATATAATAGTATCAGGAATTACACGTAATTACAAATTATAATTActgttaagagtcccacatcggacaatatatggcctgaacatgtgtttataagtgggggcagtcctcactctaccaaccggttttgtagggttgagttaggcccaaaccacacattcttaacatggtatcagagcctcgtttaagatccggtggaccacctactatggtttccgctatcggaccacccaccatttatttccacgctccagatgtccagtcctgggcgtgagggtgtgtgttaagagtcccacatcaGACAATATATGGTCTGAAgatgtgtttataagtgggggcaatcctcactctaccaatcggttttgtagggttgagttaggcccaaaCCACACATTCTTAACAATTACAAATATTTTGTTGTCTAATTTAACTAACCTATTACAATAAAGTAAATAATATACAATAAAGGATAAGATCAATTCCTAATTAACACTCCCCCTCAAATTGATGTGGTTGGTCAATAAACATCAATTTGCTAACAAGAAATTGATGGCGTGGGCGCGAAACAACTTTGGTAAGAATATCTGCAACCTGAAGCTGAGTACTGACGTGAGGAAGTGTTATAAGTCGGTCATCATAGGCATCACAGATTGAATGATAACCGActtcgatatgtttggtgcgtTCATGAAAGACGGGATTTACAACAATCTGGATGACACTTGTATTGTCGGCATAAAGTAATGTAGGCTTtgtttgaggaaattcaagttcGGCCAAAAGACCAGGCATCCAAATAATTTCC encodes:
- the LOC127127977 gene encoding GPI ethanolamine phosphate transferase 1 codes for the protein MRSDGILGNRNDQVIGVKATTSKRIKWLQRRERWLVVLGVILHAVYMLSIFDIYFKSPIVRGVDPVPPRFSAPAKRLVLLVADGLRADKFYEPDSEGNYRAPFLRSIIKNQGRWGVSHARPPTESRPGHVSIIAGFYEDPSAVLKGWKANPVEFDSVFNRSSHTISFGSPDIVPIFCGALQHSTWDTYPHEFEDFATDASFLDLWSLDKFQSLLNQSNEDPKLKKLLQQDNLVVFLHLLGCDSNGHAHRPFSSIYLNNVKVVDHVAESVYNLVQDYFKDNLTSYVFTADHGMSDKGSHGDGHPTNTDTPLVVWGAGVKHPLPVSSRNHSDRGFRFVDDHVHDAATPNEWGLHGIERVDVNQADIAPLMSTLLGLPCPVNSVGILPRDYINMTKAEEVEAVLSNTKEILNQFLRKSHIKQSHLLYFKPFKPLSHYSSILDKIEGLILATDYDAALDLSENLRSLALQGLHYFQTYDWLMLMSVITLGYLGWMIYLVLHVLQSYTSLPGSIFGMERAAERNSQGKIYLCGCIVTGVICLLFMLEHSPPLYHAYMIMTSFLWVQIISEHQFIKALWKHLFERRNNRIIKLLATTAVAVFISEFLVNSFTDRKLYTGCFLFAGVSASFYLFKSIPWRSGIPIYVCISCWFLSIFTLMPAEIPDNNLLVVSSGAVIIIIGIAARWLALHAGGSRFWLSICNFELKNPKYSALFYFQALLVALSSLMVYLSTTHRAEKQELLVFHQLVNWSIAGFSMVLPLFSENSILSRLTSIFLGFAPPFLLLSIGYEAVFYAALALVLMAWILFENTLFNLNIKNSSSNSIKNVTNHLILGYDNRSLQLSDVRIPLAFMVLFNIAFFGTGNFASIASFEISSVYRFITVFSPFLMAALLIFKLFIPFILVICAFSAITKLNQVPRMGCYFLVILFSDVMTIHFFFLVRNTGSWMEIGNSISHFGIVSAQVVFVLLLFALTNTYTKNIQCNSAAKTTRKAN